From the Mycobacterium noviomagense genome, the window TCGGGGCGCCAAGAGAAACGATGATGGCTACTATCGGAGAATGCCACAGCAGAGCAAAGCCGTAAAAAGCCGTCGCCGAGGCCAAGACCTCGAGAACGCGCTCTACGAGGCCACACTGGCCGAACTTTCTGCCGTGGGCTACGGCGGGCTGACCATGGAAGGGATCGCAGCACGCGCCCGTACCGGCAAGGCCGCGCTGTATCGACGCTGGGCCAGCAAGCGCGCGCTGGTGCAGGCCGCTCTGCTGCACGCCCTGCCGCCGTTGCCGGAGCCCAACGTTGACCGGTCGCCGCGCGAGAACCTGTTGGCGGTGTTCACCGCACACTGCGAGGTGCTCGCTGGAAAGACCGCCTTTCCGAGTCTGGACATCATCGGCCAGTTGGTCCACGAACCGGAGCTGCGCGCGATCTTCGCCGACGCCGTGGTGGCCCCCCGCCTTCGCATCATCGAATCGATCCTGCGAGCAGCCGAGCGCAGCGGCGACATTGATCCCGCCAGCCTTACCCCGTTGACCGCACGAATTGGGCCGGCGTTGATCAACCATCACCTGCTGTTGACCGGAGCTCCGCCGAACAAGCGACAACTGATGCGCATTCTCGAAACCGTGCTTCCCCAGCGGACACCGGCGGTCAGTCGCGGCGGGTAGCCGTCACCGCCCAGATCGGGAATTGCACCCGATAGTTATCGAGAAGTGGCTCAAGGGTTCAGCCGTTCTTGTAGGGGCTCGAACCGCTTGGCATGTCCGGGTTGGTCGTCATCTTGTTGCATGAAGGCCAGCGTCTGCGGCCTGAAGACGCCCACGTAAGTGGAGGTTACACCCGGGGAGTTATTGCGAAATCTTCAGCCATTGACCGGCATCGCCGACGATGCCCACCGGCACCGCGCCGGACAGGTTGACGTTTTGCACGCTGGGTCCCGCGGCGACGATCGTGGTGTCCTGCAGGATCGGCAACACGGTCGCCATATTCCACAGCCGCGGCTCTACCGCGTTGATCACGTCGTTGATGTCCTTGGTGCCCTGCAGGGCGGCGTCGATATTCGACTGGATACTGCGGTCGCAGATGCCGGTGATGTTCGACGGCGCCTGCACCAGCGCCCCCGGCTCCGGTGAGCGGCTCGGCGGGGTTGACGTCGGCGTCCTCGACGGAGACGCGGCGTGCGGCGCGGTCGGTGATCCGTCGGACCTGCTGGCCGCCGGCGCACTCGATGTCGACACCGGGGTCTCCTCCAGCGCGGGGCAGCCGTAGCGAGAAGCCAGCAGCGTCGCGAGGTTGCCGCCGGCTTGATGCCAGCCGACGACCGCGTCCACCCGGTTGTTGACCAACGCGTCGCGGTAGAGCACCACCGGATCCAATCCCAGCACGGTGGCGGCGATGCCGACGTTGCGCAACTGGTCGGCGGCCGTGTTGGCCACTGCCACGGCCGTCGGGTCGTTCGACGCAACACCGATAACGAGCGATAACTGCTTGCCGTCCTTGCTGATTCGGCCTCGGGTGAACTCCGGTGCCCCGGTGTTGACCGGTGTGGTCGCCGGATCTGCCGGGGGCGGCACCGATGCAGACGTGTCGTTCTCGATCTGGTAGCCGCCGGCTTCCAAGAGACTCAGCGCATCCGCCTTGGTCATCGCCGGCGGCGCCGTCGGCACATATCCGGGGTCGCTGGGCGCGCGGATCTGCGCCTGGTCCAGCGTGACCGTGTTGTCGCTGCCGGCGCCGACCGTGGCGAGCAAGTCCACGTCGATCAGCCCCAGAATCGCCTTGCGCACCTGGGAGTCGGCCAGCTTGGGTTCGTTGGCGCGCAGGGTCAACTGCATGACCCGCGGTGTCATGATCCGGGCGGTGCGCACGTCGGGAATGGCGGACAGTTGGGCGAATGCCGCTGAGCCGCCGTGTACCTGGGCGACCTGGGTGTCGCCGTTGCGGATCGAGTCGGCCAGGGCGGCCGGAGCGCCCGCGCGACGAAAGAGGATGAGATCCGGCTTGGCCGGCGGGCCCCAGTAACGGTCGTTGCGGGCGATCAAGATCTCGTCTCGTTGCGGGTCGATGTTCTCCACCCGGAACTGTCCGCCGGTGACGGGCAGCGCGCGCGTCAGCCCGGCCGGGAAGCCGCCGGGGACGTCTTTGACGATGTGTGCCGGCAGGATGTTGCTGAACAACTCCCGCCACGCCGGATATGGCTGGGAGAACGTGACGACCGCCTGCTTGCCGCCGTCGATCGACTGCACACCGGTGATGAGGTCGTAGCCGGCCGGGTCGACGACGCCGGGCTGGCTGACCATCTGGCGCCACAGGTACCAGAAGTCGTCGGCCGCGATCGGGGCGTTGTCGGTCCACTGCGCCTCGGGCCGGATCTTGTAGGTCACCGTGAACGGGTTGTCGTTGGTGACGTCGGCGGATACCAGCAGCGTCGGATCCATCTCCCACCGCGAACCGGTCGGAGTGCTCGGGTCGGGCACCGGGCGGAACGCGCTGGGCAGCACCAGGGCGCTGACCGCGGCGTTGACCGCCGACAGGTCGGAAAGCAGGTGGGGGTTGAAGCCGGCGCCGATCGAGTCGATACCCATGATGACCTGCATGACGCGCGGAGGCGGCGGCGGCGAGCTGCGCGACGTCTCGGTGCTCTGCGGCGCGGGCGGCGGCTTGACGGTGCAGCCCGACACCACCAGCACCAGCACCGTAGCCAGCCCGCCGATCATCGACCAGGCGCGGCAGGCTCGTTTCGGCACGCCATCAGGGTATCGGCCGGCCCATCGGCTGCCGGCGCAACCGCACCGTCATCTAGCCTCGCGCCTTGGCCCGCGCCCGGCTGCGCGCCCGCTCGGTAGCGCCGAGCTCGACCTTCCGGACCCGCACCGCCTCCGGGGTGACCTCGACACATTCGTAGGGCCCACAGAACTCCATCGCGCGCTCCAAGTCGAGGTCAATGGGCTTGGCTACGGTCTCCATGACCTCGGCGGTCGACGAGCGGATATTGGTCAGCTTCTTTTCCCGAGTGACGTTGATGTCGAGGTCCTCCGGGCGCGGGTTGATGCCTACGACCATGCCCTCATAGGTGTCCTGCCCGGGCGCGACGAAGAACTGGCCGCGGTCAGCCAGTTGCAGCAGCGCATACGCCGTGACGGTGCCGGAGCGGTCCGACACCAGCGACCCGCTGTGGCGGGTTCGGATCTCCCCCGCCCACGGCCGGTAGCCGTCGAACACCGCGTGGGCGATGCCGGTGCCGCGGGTCTCGGTCAGGAATTCGGTGCGCCACCCGATCAGCCCGCGGCTGGGCACCGTGAAATCCATTCGCACCCACCCCGTGGCGTGGTTGACCATCTCGACCATGCGGCCCTTGCGCGCACCCATCAACTGGGTGACCGCGCCGACGTACTGCTCCGGGCAGTCGATGGTCAGCGCCTCGACCGGCTCGTGCAGTTTCCCGTCGATGGTCTTGGTCACCACCTGCGGCTTGCCGACGGTCAACTCGAAACCCTCCCGGCGCATCTGCTCGACCAGCACCGCCAGCGCCAGCTCGCCGCGGCCCTGCACCTCCCAGGCGTCGGGCCGGCCGATGTCGAGCACCCGGATCGACACGTTGCCCACCAGCTCGGCGTCCAGCCGGGCTTTGACCATCCGCGCGGTGAGCTTGTGGCCGGGCACCTTGCCGGCCAGCGGCGAGGTATTCGTTCCGATGGTGACCGAGATCGCCGGCTCGTCGACGGTAATCCGCGGCAGCGCAACGGGATTGGCGGGATCGGCGAGCGTGTCGCCGATCATGATGTCGGGTATGCCCGCGACTGCGACGATGTCGCCGGCTTCTGCTTGCTCGGTGGGTGAACGTTCCACCCCCTCGGTGGCCAGCAGCTCGGTGATTTTCGCGGCGGCGACGACGGGTTCGCCGTCGATTTCGCGCAGCCACGCTACCTGCTGTCCCTTCCGCAACCGGCCGTTGTAGATGCGGATCAACGCCAACCGGCCCAGGAACGTCGACGCGTCGAGGTTGGTGACGAGCGCCTGCAGGGGTGCGTCCGGGTCGCCGGACGGCGGTGGAATGTGCTGCAGCAAAACGTCGAACAGCGGATCCAGGTTGTCGCCCTCGGGAAGCTCCCCGTCGGCGGGCGGCACGGTGCTGGCCACCCCGGCGCGCCCGGACGCGTACAGCGTCGGCAGGCCGAGGGCTTCTTCGGCGGCCTTCGCCGCTTCGTCGTCGAGATCGGCCGCGACGTCGAGCAGCAGATCATGGCTGGCGTCGACGACCTCGGCGATGCGGGCGTCGGGCCGGTCGGTCTTGTTGACGACGAGGATCACCGGCAGATGCGCCGCCAGCGCCTTGCGCAGCACGAAGCGGGTCTGCGGCAGCGGCCCTTCGGCGGCGTCGACCAGCAACAGCACCCCGTCGACCATCGAGAGCCCGCGTTCCACCTCGCCGCCGAAGTCGGCGTGGCCGGGCGTGTCGATCACATTGATCACGGTGACGCTGCCGTCACTGTGGTGACGGTGCACGGCGGTGTTCTTGGCCAGGATCGTGATGCCTTTTTCCCGCTCGAGGTCGCCGGTGTCGAGCACCCGCTCTTTGGCTTCGCCGCGCTCGTGCAAGGCGCCGGACTGCCGCAGCATGGCGTCGACCAGTGTCGTCTTGCCATGGTCGACATGGGCAACGATGGCAACGTTGCGAAATTGCGTGAATCGACTGATGGCTACCAACCGGGGCGGCGCGGCGCTGATCCGACCAGTTGATCGTCGACGACCTCGCGACTGCGGTAGACGATGTAGGGGCGGAACAGGTACGCGATCGGAACGCTGAACGCGTGCACGAGTCGTGTGAACGGCCACAGGGCGAACAGCAGCAGTGCGATCGTCGCATGCAATTGGAAGTAGAACGGCGCCTGCAGCATTAGATCGCCGCGCGGGTCCAGGACGAAGATCGACCGGAACCAGATCGACACATTCTGGCGGTAGTCATGTACTTGGCCGAAGTGCGTGGCTCCCATCAATGTGCAGCTCATGCCGGCCACCATCGCGCAGACCAGCACCGGGTACATCAGCTTGTCGCTGAAGGTGGTGGCAAGGCGCACCGGTCCGCTGGCCCATCGTCGATAGATCAGCAACCCGATGCCGATCAGGGCGGCGATTCCGGCGGGCGCACCGAGAATCAGCGCCTGCAAATGGTAGAAGCGGTCGCTCATCCCGATGTCCTCGGTGACCCACTCGGGGATGCACAGGCCCACGACGTGGCCCATGATCACCATCAGGCTGCCGAAGTGAAACAGCGGGCTGCCGATTGACAACAGCCGCGATTCGTAGATCTGCGAGGAGCGGCTGGTCCAGCCGAACTTGTCGTAGCGGTAGCGCCACCAGGTGCCGACCGCAGCGATCGACAGCGAGACGTACGGTGCGACGTCCCAGAAGATCTCGGTAAGGCTCGTGTGGGCCATCTCAGCTTCCGCCGGTTCGTTTGGGTGGGACGGTCAAGGTAAACGGTTGCAAGCCAACAGCTTCGGCCGGGGGGCCCTGCGCGGCGAGCCGCTGCGCCCGGCGCACCTCCTGGTCGGTCACCGGCGGGAGCGTTTCGCACACCGCCGCGATGACATGTTCGTACAGGGAATGCGCGTCCCGCAACGCCGTCAGCAACACGTCGATGGGCACGCGGTGCTCGACCAACAGCCGGCGCCCCGCGTCCGGGTCGACCGTCGCGGCGAACTCGAGGACCACCGGAAGGTGGTCGGGGGCCTCGGATTTGGGCGGTTCGACACCGGCGGCGCGGTATGCCGATGCGAAAGCCAGCATTTCGCGTCCGCGGTTGCGGGTGTCGCCGGCCGTCCAGTAGGTCAGGTACATCGTCGAGCGCCGGCGCATATCGAAGGTTTCGACATATTCGGCGGCGGCGCTCAGCGCATCGGTGGCCCGGAGGGCGGCGACGGTACGCCCAAGCAGCTCGGCAACGGTCCCGTCCAGGTGGGCCAGCAGGCGGTCCACCGTGTCGAGTCGCTCGTCACGCTGCTCGTCGGGATAGGCCAACAGCAGCGAGGCCGCCTGCCACACCAACCGGTCGCGCAGTACGGATTCTCGTGATCGGCTGCAGAGCCTCATTGCTTGTGCTGCGCTTCGGGAAACATGCCGGTCGGCACGTCGCCGCCGTCCCAGTTCAGCAGGTTCACCCGCGACAACCCGTTGCCGTTGCCGGACCCGCCGGCGCCGGCCTGGTGCTTGAGCGTGTGAAAGGTCTCCACGCTGACCGGCACCGGTGCGTCGGCGCCGCCGAACGGGCCCCCTTCGTACATGCCCGGGCCGCCATCGCTGTCCAGCGAGCACCCCGCCAACCGGTCCAGTTCACGGGCCTCGGCTTTATACGCTGTCGGAATGACGTACCGCTCTTCGTATTTCGCGATCGCGAGCAAGCGGTACATCTCGTAGATCTCTTCTTCGGTCATCCCGACGGCATGCGGGATCTGCGGCTGGGTCTCGCGCCCGAGGTTGATGTCACGCATGTAGGAGCGCATCGCCGACAACCGCCGCAGCACCTGCTCCACGACGCTGGTGTCGCCGGCGGTGAACAATTCGGCAAGGTATTGCATCGGGATACGCAGCGCCTCCAGCGCACCGAAGAGGTTGCCCAGGTCTTCCCCGTCGTGACCCTCACGGCTGACCGCGTCCACCACCGGCGACAGCGGCGGGATGTACCAGACCATCGGCATGGTCCGGTATTCCGGGTGCAACGGCAGCGCCACTTTGTATTTGTTGATCAGCGCGTAGATCGGTGAGCGTTGTGCGGCCTCGATCCACTCGTCGGAGATGCCTTCGCCACGCGCGGCGGCGATTACCTCCGGGTCGTCGGGGTCGAGAAAAACCTGGCACTGCGCCTGGTAGAGATCGGTGTCCTTTTCCACCGACGCCGCCTCCAGCACCCGATCGGCGTCATAAAGCACCAGCCCGAGGTAACGCAACCGGCCCACACAGGTTTCCGAGCAGATGGTCGGCATGCCGAGCTCCATGCGCGGGTAGCACAACGTGCATTTCTCGGCTTTGCCGGTCTTGTGGTTGAAATACACCTTCTTGTAAGGGCATCCCGACACACACATCCGCCAACCACGACAGCGGTCCTGGTCCACCAGCACGATGCCGTCCTCGGTGCGCTTGTACATCGCACCCGACGGGCACGACGCCACGCAGGACGGGTTGAGGCAGTGCTCGCAGATCCGGGGCAGGTAGAACATGAACGTCTCTTCAAGCTGGAGCTTGACCTCGTCGTTCACCTTCTTCAGCACCGGGTCGTCGCGCATCGTCTCGGTGGAGCCGGCCAGGTTGTCGTCCCAGTTGACGCCCCACTCGATCTTCATCGGATTGCCGCTGATCTGGCTGCGCGGCGCGGCGGTCGGGAACGTGTCGCCCAGCGGCGCCGAGGTGAGGTTTTCGTAGTCGTAGGTCCACGGCTCGTAGTAGTCGCCGATGGTGGGCAGCTTGGGGTTGGCGAAAATCCGCAGCAGCTTGGCGATGCGGCCGCCGTCGCGAAGCCGCAGCCGGCCCCTCTTGTCCCGGATCCAGCCCCCGCGCCAGCGCTCCTGGTCTTCGTAGGTGCGCGGATAGCCCACGCCTGGGCGGGTTTCGACGTTGTTGAACCACACGTACTCAGTTCCGCTGCGGTTCGTCCAAGCCTGCTTGCAAGTGACCGAACAGGTGTGGCAGCCGATGCACTTGTCGAGGTTCATCACCATCGCAAGTTGCGCCATGACTTTCATCGGCGGCCCCGCTCAGCATGGTTTCGCAGGTGCATCAGTACCGCAC encodes:
- a CDS encoding TetR/AcrR family transcriptional regulator, with the protein product MPQQSKAVKSRRRGQDLENALYEATLAELSAVGYGGLTMEGIAARARTGKAALYRRWASKRALVQAALLHALPPLPEPNVDRSPRENLLAVFTAHCEVLAGKTAFPSLDIIGQLVHEPELRAIFADAVVAPRLRIIESILRAAERSGDIDPASLTPLTARIGPALINHHLLLTGAPPNKRQLMRILETVLPQRTPAVSRGG
- the narH gene encoding nitrate reductase subunit beta, which produces MKVMAQLAMVMNLDKCIGCHTCSVTCKQAWTNRSGTEYVWFNNVETRPGVGYPRTYEDQERWRGGWIRDKRGRLRLRDGGRIAKLLRIFANPKLPTIGDYYEPWTYDYENLTSAPLGDTFPTAAPRSQISGNPMKIEWGVNWDDNLAGSTETMRDDPVLKKVNDEVKLQLEETFMFYLPRICEHCLNPSCVASCPSGAMYKRTEDGIVLVDQDRCRGWRMCVSGCPYKKVYFNHKTGKAEKCTLCYPRMELGMPTICSETCVGRLRYLGLVLYDADRVLEAASVEKDTDLYQAQCQVFLDPDDPEVIAAARGEGISDEWIEAAQRSPIYALINKYKVALPLHPEYRTMPMVWYIPPLSPVVDAVSREGHDGEDLGNLFGALEALRIPMQYLAELFTAGDTSVVEQVLRRLSAMRSYMRDINLGRETQPQIPHAVGMTEEEIYEMYRLLAIAKYEERYVIPTAYKAEARELDRLAGCSLDSDGGPGMYEGGPFGGADAPVPVSVETFHTLKHQAGAGGSGNGNGLSRVNLLNWDGGDVPTGMFPEAQHKQ
- the narI gene encoding respiratory nitrate reductase subunit gamma, whose product is MAHTSLTEIFWDVAPYVSLSIAAVGTWWRYRYDKFGWTSRSSQIYESRLLSIGSPLFHFGSLMVIMGHVVGLCIPEWVTEDIGMSDRFYHLQALILGAPAGIAALIGIGLLIYRRWASGPVRLATTFSDKLMYPVLVCAMVAGMSCTLMGATHFGQVHDYRQNVSIWFRSIFVLDPRGDLMLQAPFYFQLHATIALLLFALWPFTRLVHAFSVPIAYLFRPYIVYRSREVVDDQLVGSAPRRPGW
- the narJ gene encoding nitrate reductase molybdenum cofactor assembly chaperone, with the translated sequence MRLCSRSRESVLRDRLVWQAASLLLAYPDEQRDERLDTVDRLLAHLDGTVAELLGRTVAALRATDALSAAAEYVETFDMRRRSTMYLTYWTAGDTRNRGREMLAFASAYRAAGVEPPKSEAPDHLPVVLEFAATVDPDAGRRLLVEHRVPIDVLLTALRDAHSLYEHVIAAVCETLPPVTDQEVRRAQRLAAQGPPAEAVGLQPFTLTVPPKRTGGS
- the typA gene encoding translational GTPase TypA; translation: MSRFTQFRNVAIVAHVDHGKTTLVDAMLRQSGALHERGEAKERVLDTGDLEREKGITILAKNTAVHRHHSDGSVTVINVIDTPGHADFGGEVERGLSMVDGVLLLVDAAEGPLPQTRFVLRKALAAHLPVILVVNKTDRPDARIAEVVDASHDLLLDVAADLDDEAAKAAEEALGLPTLYASGRAGVASTVPPADGELPEGDNLDPLFDVLLQHIPPPSGDPDAPLQALVTNLDASTFLGRLALIRIYNGRLRKGQQVAWLREIDGEPVVAAAKITELLATEGVERSPTEQAEAGDIVAVAGIPDIMIGDTLADPANPVALPRITVDEPAISVTIGTNTSPLAGKVPGHKLTARMVKARLDAELVGNVSIRVLDIGRPDAWEVQGRGELALAVLVEQMRREGFELTVGKPQVVTKTIDGKLHEPVEALTIDCPEQYVGAVTQLMGARKGRMVEMVNHATGWVRMDFTVPSRGLIGWRTEFLTETRGTGIAHAVFDGYRPWAGEIRTRHSGSLVSDRSGTVTAYALLQLADRGQFFVAPGQDTYEGMVVGINPRPEDLDINVTREKKLTNIRSSTAEVMETVAKPIDLDLERAMEFCGPYECVEVTPEAVRVRKVELGATERARSRARAKARG
- a CDS encoding ABC transporter family substrate-binding protein gives rise to the protein MIGGLATVLVLVVSGCTVKPPPAPQSTETSRSSPPPPPRVMQVIMGIDSIGAGFNPHLLSDLSAVNAAVSALVLPSAFRPVPDPSTPTGSRWEMDPTLLVSADVTNDNPFTVTYKIRPEAQWTDNAPIAADDFWYLWRQMVSQPGVVDPAGYDLITGVQSIDGGKQAVVTFSQPYPAWRELFSNILPAHIVKDVPGGFPAGLTRALPVTGGQFRVENIDPQRDEILIARNDRYWGPPAKPDLILFRRAGAPAALADSIRNGDTQVAQVHGGSAAFAQLSAIPDVRTARIMTPRVMQLTLRANEPKLADSQVRKAILGLIDVDLLATVGAGSDNTVTLDQAQIRAPSDPGYVPTAPPAMTKADALSLLEAGGYQIENDTSASVPPPADPATTPVNTGAPEFTRGRISKDGKQLSLVIGVASNDPTAVAVANTAADQLRNVGIAATVLGLDPVVLYRDALVNNRVDAVVGWHQAGGNLATLLASRYGCPALEETPVSTSSAPAASRSDGSPTAPHAASPSRTPTSTPPSRSPEPGALVQAPSNITGICDRSIQSNIDAALQGTKDINDVINAVEPRLWNMATVLPILQDTTIVAAGPSVQNVNLSGAVPVGIVGDAGQWLKISQ